The Podarcis muralis chromosome Z, rPodMur119.hap1.1, whole genome shotgun sequence DNA segment TCAGTCATATCGGTGCGGGATCCTACATGCACTTACCTGAGATCAAACCCTCCGGCCCTCGCAAACGTCAGTTCTACCTTTGTGATGGCTGGTTTTCACACGCTCCTCTCTTACTCAGGCGAGCAAGAGTtgttgtcagagttcaagggcacgtTCCAGCCAAGGAAATAATGCTCAAGGAGCGGGTGAGGCGGGGTTCTCGAGAGGTGCGGTCCGGGGAGGGTCCTGATGGTCAGGTAAAGagactgcatttggcccctggtaCAGagcacgggacgtgggtggcgctgtgggttaaaccacagagcctagggcttgccaatcagaaggtctgcagttcgaatccccacgacggggtgagctcccgttgcttggtccctgctcctgccaacctagcagtttgaaagcacatcaaagtgcaagtagataaataagtaccactccagcgggaaggtaaatggcatttccgtgcgctgctctggttcgccagaagcggtcgccagaagcggcttagtcatgctggccacatgacccggaagctttacgccagctccctgggccaataaagcgagatgagcaccgcaaccccagagtcggtcacgactggacctaatggtcagggatccctttacctttaccttacagagcacgtataggattgcagcattaggAGTTAGGTAGGTTTGAGCCTCGCTGAGTAACCTGTAGGATCTGTGCCTCTTTACCATACAAGTACAGGCTCCCCATAGTCTAGCTTTCCTCAATATTAAATAACCATAATCCCTTCCTGTAGAAAACTACTATGTCcaggctcccagtacatttccgagcacaattcaaagtgttggtgctgacctttaaagccctaaacggcctcggtccagtatatctgaaggagtgtctccacccccatcattctgcctggacgctgaggtccagcgctgagggccttctggcacttccctcactgtgagaagccaagttacagggaaccaggcagagggccttctcggtggtggcacccgccctgtggaacgccctcccagcagatgtcaaagagaagaacaactaccagacttttagaagacatctgaaggcagccctgttcagggaagcttttaatatttaatagactattgtattttaatattccattgaaagccacccagagtggctggggaaacccagccagatgggtggggtataaataatttattattattattattattattattattattattattattattattattattaacaaatctGGAACCATTCTTACTGATTTCTAGGCTTCATTATTCGTTTTAGTTATTCACAGAGTGCctcccatcagctttggctggtgaccCAGCTGCTCCCCTATCTGAAcaaggatagcctaacttctgttgtccgtgctctggtaacttctaggTCAGCGTTATACCTGGGGCTGCCTCTGTGGGGCCGCCTCtggagacagttcagaaacttcagaaatctggtgcagaattcaacagCGACATTGCTCAAGGAGCAAGACGGTTggacatattacactgatcctggcccaactgaacTAGCTGCCAGTtggtttccaggtccaattcaaagtgctggttttgacctatgaagccttaaatagctcaggaccACCATACctccaggactgcctctcctcgtATAAACAGtcttggaccctgcaatcatcctctgaggcccttctttgtgtgcttcctccacaagaggtccagagggtggcaacatgagaacagggccttctctgcagtggctccccatttgtggaatgctctttccagggaggctcacctggagcCTTCATTGCATacatttaggcaccaggtgaaaacatacCTCTTCTACCAGGCCTATGGCTGAACAATCTATGGACTAGGGGtggtggtattgtttttgtttgctactagactatgcatttctgtgtttttgtgttgtaaactgtcctgtgatcctcaTATGGAGtttaaagaataaataataatagtctgGTCAAACTATGTCTGGGCAGTGGATTTTCAGACTGACAGGGTTGGGGACTCCTATTGTTGAAGGGTTTACTTCATGCAACTCTACCAAATCCCTTCAGATGGAAAGATATCACATCAGGGGAAAGTCTTAGCTTGACTGTTCTCACTCTTAGCGCACCAAATGTGTGCATGTTTGGAGGACAAGTCTAACTCTGGTTACAATCCTGTACCCATTTACCATTGGCTGTGGCTCTTAGACCTGAAGTCCCCAGAGGCAGTTTGAttgatttaaattatttaaataaatttttttctttaaagtctCTGCCTGGTAACAGGGCAGATTTAAACACTTTAGAATAATTTTCCATACAAGTACAGCTGCAGTTTGCTGCACGTACGGTAGTTTAAAACTGGTTTCCCCCCATGTGTACATTTTTGTTGATTTGATCTATTCAGTTAAATCCCACGGTTGAGTCTTTCTGTGCCTGCTGGACAACCTGTTTCAAGTGGATTCTGTGGCCTCCGAAGTATTGGACTTCCATTGggatgatgttgatgataataataataataataataaattttatttataccccgccctccctggccagagcgaGGCTCAGGGTGCCTAataccaataaaatttcagtaaaaacataataaagaaaaaaaaaaccaatttaaaatacaggttaaaatgcagcctcattttaaaagtcaaaaccataaggggagggaaacataagggtcagactgagtccaaaccaaaggccaggcggaacagctctgtcttgcaggccctgcggaaagatgtcaagtcctgcagaaaTGATGTTGTAGTCCAGCAGAATTAAGAGGGAAgtggcttccccacccctgaattagCAGCTCTCTGGTTGATATGGACCTTGAACCCAGGTCTTATTCTGTTTGTGGGTGCCACTGACTTAATTTTGCACTGTCAATTCATGCTAGAACAAAAGGTCtgatttttgtacagtggtgcctcgcaagacgaaattaatccgttccgcgagtctcttcgtcttgcagttttttcgtcttgcgaagcacagctattagcggcttagcggctttaagaaaaaggaaacaaactcgcaagaactcgcaagacgtttcgtcttgcgaagcaagcccatagggaaattcgtcttgcggaacgactcaaaaaacggaaaaccctttcgtctagcgagtatttcgtcttgcgaggcattcgtcttgcagggcaccactgtactcaggtcatcttactccctctctctctgctttccccaACCAGAATATGCAGCTATAAATTCTATGCTGGACCAAATCAACTCTTGTTTGGATCACCTGGAGGAGAAGAACGACCACCTGCACGCCCGCTTGAAGGAGCTGTTGGAATGCAACCGTCAGACACGCCTGGAGCTGCAGCAGCTGAGCGAAGGCGAGGATGGGGAGAACGAC contains these protein-coding regions:
- the BBLN gene encoding bublin coiled-coil protein yields the protein MSGPNGEPHLSLGRGEEEEREDGEDHNGFGEAEYAAINSMLDQINSCLDHLEEKNDHLHARLKELLECNRQTRLELQQLSEGEDGENDTQRPEPDT